Part of the Rhodococcus sp. OK302 genome is shown below.
TCGGCCCGGTCTGGGACGGCAACGAAGTCTGGCTGATCACAGCGGGTGGTGCGATGTTCGCAGCATTCCCCGAGTGGTACGCGACGCTGTTCTCCGGGTTCTATCTGCCGCTACTGATCATCCTGGTGGCCTTGATCGTTCGGATCTGCGCCATCGAATGGCGAAGCAAGATCGACGACGACGTCTGGCGCCGACGCTGCGACTGGGGCATCATCATCGGCTCCTGGGTGCCCGCAGTCCTGTGGGGTGTCGCCTTCGCCAATATCGTTCGGGGCGTGGAGATCAACGCCGACAAGGAAGTTGTGTCGGGGTTCTTCGATCTGCTCAATCCGTACGCACTGCTGGGCGGCTTGACCACTGCTCTGGTGTTTGCACTGCACGGCGCGGTGTTCCTGGCGCTCAAGTCTGCTGACGAGGTTCGCGAAGATGCTGTGAAGATTGCTGCAAGGCTAGCCATTCCGGCAATCCCCGTGGCCGGTGGATTCGTCCTGTGGACACAGCTCGCTTACGGCAAGGGCTGGACGTGGATTCTGGTTGGTCTCGCAGCTGCTGCGCTCATCGGTGTGGTCTTCCTGACCCGCGCCGAGCGAGAAGGGTGGGCATTTGTTCTCACCACGGTGGCCGTCATCGCCACCATAGTGTTGCTGTTCGCCTCACTGTTCCCGAATGTCATGCCGTCCACCCTTGATCCGGCCTACAGCCTCACCATCGAGAATGCGTCGTCGAGTTCGTACACGCTCAAGGTGATGACCTGGGCTGCAGCGTTCATGACACCAGTCGTGATCCTGTACCAGGGCTGGACGTACTGGGTGTTCCGAGCGCGAATCTCCTCCAAGCAGATTCCGCCGTCGATCGGGCTGAAGTTCAAAGCCAAGTCGTGGTAGTTGTGACATTGAAACCTCGAAAGAATTGACGGTCGAATTCCAATGACAATCGAGGTAGGCGACGCTCCCACCACTCGGGAGCGTCGCCGGGGACCGATCGATCCACGGCTCTGGCAGCATTCCGCTTCTGCCCGCGGATATTTGATTCTGACAGTCGTCCTGTCGATGGTGAACGTCGTGATGGTCATCGTCACGGCGCTCATGATCGGCCGTGTGCTGGCCGGAGTCATCACCACCCGAACCGTCGATATTTCGTCGTGGGCAACCGAACTGGTTGTACTCGCCGGTGCTGTCGCGATTCGGGTACTGGGCACGTGGCTGCAAGCGCGGTTCGCTCACCGCGCATCCACCCGAGTGGTTGCGGAGATCAAGAACGGAGTGCTCGCGTCGGCGACGGCGATGAGTCCTCGCGATCTCGAACCACGCCGCGACGAGATTGCCACCGTTGTCACCCGCGGCGTCGACGGTCTCGCTCCCTATCTGACGGGCTATCTACCCGCGCTGATCCTGTCGGTGACACTGACACCGATCACGCTGATAGTCATTGCCGTGCAGGACATGACGTCGGCAGTCATCATCTTCGTGACCCTGCCCCTGATCCCGATCTTCATGATCCTGATCGGGCTTCTGACAAAGGGTAAGTCCGAGAAAACTCTCGCGGCGATGACTACTCTGTCCTCACAATTGCTCGATCTTCTGGCTGGCTTGCCCACATTGCGGGCTCTCGGTCGTCAAGAGGGGCCAGCCGAGCGAGTCCGGGAACTCGGGGAGTCGCATCGTCGAACCACGATGTCTGCACTTCGTGTGGCATTCCTGTCATCGATGGTGCTGGAACTCCTTGCCACACTGTGTGTTGCATTGGTCGCAGTCAGTATCGGTCTTCGGCTCGTGTACGGAAACATGTCCCTCGAGCCGGGCATCGTCGCGTTGATTCTTGCTCCCGAGGTTTATCTGCCACTTCGGATGGTGGGGACACAGTTCCATGCGGCAGAAGACGGAATAGCCGCCGCTGACAAGGCTTTCGAGATCATCGAGACGGAATCGGATGCACCGGCGGGTGGAAGTGAATTGGTTGTTGCCCGCGGAGTCGACATCGTTTTCGGCGCGTTGAGCGTGAATTCACGTGGTGGTATTGCGCCGTACCAGCTTTCGGGGACAGTGAGACCCGGCGCGATCACTGTGCTTACCGGTCCGAACGGCTCCGGTAAGACAACGGCAGTGCAGGCACTTCTGGGGTTGATCGAACCGGACAGCGGATCGGTGACTGTCGACGGATCGGATGTCCGAAACATCGACGATTCGCAGTGGTGGGCGCAGGTAGCGTGGCTCCCACAGCATCCGGTCCTACTTCCGGGAACGATCCGGGAGAACCTGTTTCTCTCCGGGCCTATCGATTCCGAAGCTTTAAAGAAGACCTCTGCTGCAACCGGATTCGACGCAGTTGTCGCGGAACTCTCTGCAGGCCTGGACAGCGTGGTGGGTGCCGGAGGTTCCGGGTTGTCCCTGGGGCAGCGTCAGCGACTCGCATTGACTCGAGTCCTCGCATCGGACAGGCCCGTGCTTGTCCTGGACGAACCCACCGCTCATTTGGATGAGGATTCGGAAAAGATGGTGTTGGAGTCTCTGCGAGCGCGAGCCGAACGTGGTGACACCGTCATCGTGATCGGACACCGACCGAGCGTGCTTGCTGCCGCAGATCAGATCATCGAGGTTCGTGCACATGAGAACTGACCGCTCAGACCCGTTGCTCCGTGCACTCGGTCTACTCGAATTACAACCGCGACGCGTTCTGCTGGCCATCGGGGCGGGCGTAGCAACCCTCGGAAGTGCGTTGGCGCTGGCAGCCTTGTCGGCGTGGTTGATCACCCGGGCTTGGGAAATGCCACCCGTGCTGGACCTCAGTGTGGCTGTGGTTGCCGTACGTGCCCTCGGCATCTCGCGAGGAGTGTTCCGCTACCTCGAACGCTTGACGACGCATGACGTTGCGTTGCGGGGGACCACGGCAGCGCGCGCACAAATGTATTCGCGACTGGCGTCCGGTGATCCGGCCGCAGCCGCCGGTTTGCGTCGAGGCGACTTATTGGCGCGCACCGGCGCCGATGTCGACGCGGTTGGCGATGTGGTGGTGAAAGCACTTGTTCCCATTGCGGTATCGGCGATTCTGGCTGTCGCAGCCGTGGGCATTCTGTTGTTCATCTCCGTTCCCGCGGCACTGATTCTGGCAGTCTCTCTGGCGGTCTCCGGAATTGCGGCGCCGTGGTTGTCGGCCCGGGCCGCGCAGATGGCCGAAGCCGACAGTTCAGCTGCTGCAGTGAGATTCAGCAAATCTGCTGTGACAGCGCTGGATCATGCCAGTGAACTCCGAGTGGCCGGACGGTTGGACAGCGCGGTGAACGATGCAGTCACCGCCGAACGTGATGTTGTCGACGCCACTGATCGGGCCGCGGCGCCGAGCGCTTTTGCCGCTGCCGCAACACCTCTCGCGATAGGCGTCAGCGTACTGGCATCACTTCTGATCGGCATCCTGTTGTACGGCGAGACCGACATGTCACCGATGGCCCTGGGCATCTTGGTGCTGCTCCCGCTGTCGGCATTCGAGGGAACTGCGGTTTTGCCCAGCGCTGCAGTGGCATTGACCAAGGCGAGGCTAGCGTCGGCACGAATCATGGCCGTGGTCGACCGCGCGGAAGAGGAAGTTGTCGAAGGTGATCGCGCCTGGCCGGACGCTGCGGCTCTCCACGTAGCTGGACTCCGCGCCGGATGGCCCGGTGGAAACGTGACCGAACCGCTCACGTTCGACTTGCGACCCGGCTCTCGGATCGCACTGATCGGTGAAAGCGGCGCCGGAAAAACCACAGCACTGATGACTCTGGCCGGACTCCTTGCGCCAATCTCCGGAACTGTAACTGTTGGCGGCGAAGCGATCTCGGAGATCGAACCCGCCGAACTGCGCCGGCACATCGGATTCTTCGCGGAGGACGCCCATCTCTTCGAGACTTCCGTGCTCGAAAACCTACGGGTTTCCCGCGGTGATCTCACACCCTCGGCCGCCGAGGCGGTTCTCCGGCGCGTCGGTCTCGGCGATTGGCTGGGGAACCTGCCTGATGGACTCGATACAGCCCTGGTCGGCGGCATGCGAGCAGTATCGGGCGGCGAGCGTCGGCGGTTGCTGTTGGCGCGGGCGCTCATCTCGCCTGCAGAGATCCTGCTTCTCGACGAACCGACCGAACACATGGATGCCGAAGCCGGTGCCCAGTTGATCCGCGACCTACTCGACCACCAGGGCAATCTGCTCGAACCTTCGCGGACAGTTGTCGTCGTCACGCATCAACTTCCCGCCGACACCAGCGCTGACCAGGTGATACGCGTCGGAAAGGTTTCTGCGGAAAATACGTTGCCGTCTCGCTGATCTCGGCGTACTTTCTCCAGTACACAAGGAAGGAGGTGGTCTGAAATTGAATGACAGACGGACGCGTGAGGTGGCTGTCAGCTAGCCGCAATCGCTGAAGGAATTCACTTACCGCGCGAGCGGCCGGCGAATCCCAGGCAGCCACCCGACCCCTGAGCCCCCGATCAGTCCGATCAGGACCTGCGCGAAATCGCAGGTAAGGCTCGGGGGTCGCTTCGTGTAACTAGCCGATGTAGCGCGTCAGACGCGCTGAGAGACGGGGCTCGAGAGCTCCGTCAGCAAGGATTCGTTCCTCGACGTAAGCGAGATCGCCGCCTTCGACGATGCCGTAAAGACGCTTCGCGCCGCCGTAGTGTGCGCCGGACTGGCTGCGGATCACGACGTCGGTGGCGAGTTCCCACGACGACTGTGTGAGCGCGGTGCCGTAGTACATTTCCACGACGCCGGAGCTGTGGGTGAGGAGTAGTTCGACTACTTCCTCGTTGACGCTGCCCGGGATGCCGTCGCCGCCCATGCGCCAGTAACCGCTTTCGCGGGTGTCAGGCTTGGTGTATTTGCCCTCGGCGTCGAGAACCCAGGAGCGGGACTCCCAACACAGGTAGGGGCCACCGTCGTGGGAGATGACGATTTGCTGTCCGAAGACATAGTCGCCGGTTTCGGGGTCGTGACCCTCGCCTTCGCCGCGCCAGACGCCGACCAGCGGCAGAAGGGCGAGCAGGGCGGGGTTGATATCCGGGCCGAGCCGCAGATTTGCGGTGTCCTCGGGCAACGGAAGGTCCGGAAGGGTAGGAATGTTGAGAGAAGCTGTCGACTTGGAGCGTTCGACAGCTATCGCGACTGCCTCATCCCCACTGCCGCGCTTGATAGCGCCGGCAGTGCTGGAATCGTCAGCGGTCGCGTCAGACCCTGAACCCGGAGCTTGGCTCACGACTCGTCAGTGACCAAGCGGTACACGACGTACACGGAGAACCAAGCGATCATGACGGATGCGAGTGCGAGAAGTACCTCGAAGAAGATGACCACAACGTCATCTTAGACCGCGTCGACCTACCGTAAAAATCGGGACGCCGAGGGATGGGAAAGGCCCCGTACCGAACTGGTACGGGGCCTCTTTTCGAGCTTGTGAATTACTTGCTGACTGTGACGTCCACGTTGTGGATGCCCGAGCCTTCGGGGCTCACTGTTGCAGTGCCGTTGCCCGAGCTGGACAGTGCGCGCACTGTCCAGGCGCCGGGGGCGGAGAAGAAGCGGAAATCTCCGGTAGCGGAAGCGACGACCTCGGCGGTGAATTCGCCGGTGCTGTCGAGGAGGCGGACGAATGCGCCGCCGATGGGCTGGCCGTCAGCTGCGAGGACGCGGCCGGTGATGACCGTTTCCTTCTCGACGTCGACGCCGGCAGGCAGGGTCTGGCCCTGAGTAGGTGCTCCGCACATATTCTTATGCTCCCAATTCGATCGGTGCGCCGACGAGTGAGCCGTATTCGACCCAGCTGCCGTCGTAGTTCTTGACGTTGTTCTTGCCGAGGATCTCCTGCAGGACGAACCAGGTGTGGCTCGAACGCTCGCCGATACGGCAGTAGGCGATGGTGTTCTTGGTGTCGTCGAAGCCCTTGTCGGCGTACAGCTTTGCAAGGTCGGTGTCGGACTTGAAGGTGCCGTCCTCGTTGGCGGTGGTGCTCCACGGGATGTTGATGGCCGTGGGTACGTGGCCGCGCTGCTGCGCCTGCTCCTGCGGAAGGTGTGCGGGGGCGAGGATCTTGCCCGAGAACTCGTCGGGGCTACGGAC
Proteins encoded:
- the cydB gene encoding cytochrome d ubiquinol oxidase subunit II, which translates into the protein MGLQEVWFVLVAVLFVGYFVLEGFDFGVGMLMPIVGKGSGVPADTRRRVALNTIGPVWDGNEVWLITAGGAMFAAFPEWYATLFSGFYLPLLIILVALIVRICAIEWRSKIDDDVWRRRCDWGIIIGSWVPAVLWGVAFANIVRGVEINADKEVVSGFFDLLNPYALLGGLTTALVFALHGAVFLALKSADEVREDAVKIAARLAIPAIPVAGGFVLWTQLAYGKGWTWILVGLAAAALIGVVFLTRAEREGWAFVLTTVAVIATIVLLFASLFPNVMPSTLDPAYSLTIENASSSSYTLKVMTWAAAFMTPVVILYQGWTYWVFRARISSKQIPPSIGLKFKAKSW
- the cydC gene encoding thiol reductant ABC exporter subunit CydC is translated as MRTDRSDPLLRALGLLELQPRRVLLAIGAGVATLGSALALAALSAWLITRAWEMPPVLDLSVAVVAVRALGISRGVFRYLERLTTHDVALRGTTAARAQMYSRLASGDPAAAAGLRRGDLLARTGADVDAVGDVVVKALVPIAVSAILAVAAVGILLFISVPAALILAVSLAVSGIAAPWLSARAAQMAEADSSAAAVRFSKSAVTALDHASELRVAGRLDSAVNDAVTAERDVVDATDRAAAPSAFAAAATPLAIGVSVLASLLIGILLYGETDMSPMALGILVLLPLSAFEGTAVLPSAAVALTKARLASARIMAVVDRAEEEVVEGDRAWPDAAALHVAGLRAGWPGGNVTEPLTFDLRPGSRIALIGESGAGKTTALMTLAGLLAPISGTVTVGGEAISEIEPAELRRHIGFFAEDAHLFETSVLENLRVSRGDLTPSAAEAVLRRVGLGDWLGNLPDGLDTALVGGMRAVSGGERRRLLLARALISPAEILLLDEPTEHMDAEAGAQLIRDLLDHQGNLLEPSRTVVVVTHQLPADTSADQVIRVGKVSAENTLPSR
- the cydD gene encoding thiol reductant ABC exporter subunit CydD: MTIEVGDAPTTRERRRGPIDPRLWQHSASARGYLILTVVLSMVNVVMVIVTALMIGRVLAGVITTRTVDISSWATELVVLAGAVAIRVLGTWLQARFAHRASTRVVAEIKNGVLASATAMSPRDLEPRRDEIATVVTRGVDGLAPYLTGYLPALILSVTLTPITLIVIAVQDMTSAVIIFVTLPLIPIFMILIGLLTKGKSEKTLAAMTTLSSQLLDLLAGLPTLRALGRQEGPAERVRELGESHRRTTMSALRVAFLSSMVLELLATLCVALVAVSIGLRLVYGNMSLEPGIVALILAPEVYLPLRMVGTQFHAAEDGIAAADKAFEIIETESDAPAGGSELVVARGVDIVFGALSVNSRGGIAPYQLSGTVRPGAITVLTGPNGSGKTTAVQALLGLIEPDSGSVTVDGSDVRNIDDSQWWAQVAWLPQHPVLLPGTIRENLFLSGPIDSEALKKTSAATGFDAVVAELSAGLDSVVGAGGSGLSLGQRQRLALTRVLASDRPVLVLDEPTAHLDEDSEKMVLESLRARAERGDTVIVIGHRPSVLAAADQIIEVRAHEN
- a CDS encoding FABP family protein — its product is MKRGSGDEAVAIAVERSKSTASLNIPTLPDLPLPEDTANLRLGPDINPALLALLPLVGVWRGEGEGHDPETGDYVFGQQIVISHDGGPYLCWESRSWVLDAEGKYTKPDTRESGYWRMGGDGIPGSVNEEVVELLLTHSSGVVEMYYGTALTQSSWELATDVVIRSQSGAHYGGAKRLYGIVEGGDLAYVEERILADGALEPRLSARLTRYIG
- a CDS encoding DUF1416 domain-containing protein, encoding MCGAPTQGQTLPAGVDVEKETVITGRVLAADGQPIGGAFVRLLDSTGEFTAEVVASATGDFRFFSAPGAWTVRALSSSGNGTATVSPEGSGIHNVDVTVSK